A part of Sulfurimonas sp. HSL-1716 genomic DNA contains:
- a CDS encoding lytic transglycosylase domain-containing protein has translation MKLWILLLSTLLCAQITLEQIDSKPASRAKNFMIWQFLQQDISAKEADKAFAQIQNVNRKLFLTYAKKSDSKDVRYVAKCMTMKIDELLKTGDDNCLQIAISPAKATYFTKEQRKKLIGRVFVKKTKEYLALMSSDMSEKALFQYDPTLVLTVMIDTGKQFREKNFNRRYSKAFVNFLAKSWKISRLIDLTVTNDNMDKLQESFLLMNGDKLTAGSNFMLAMNYLKHEKKEEALAYLDTSYKKAGHQINRDKALFWKYLITNDKRYLKQVSLSMDINVYTLYAKEILHMKVQNYFTEKQESLPVNAYEKNIKDPFVWLDIRNMIKAAPKNNLFKLANKFNQPDLLPIKTFMLERAYAYRVHGFIMPYMKHTECLPKDERAFMYALMRQESHFIPSAISSSYALGLMQLMPFLVDILKEKMPNKITCYSDMFEPKNNISYAAKHLEWLDTQLDSPLLKAYAYNAGLGFVRKYIRSGKFTDKKYEPFLSMDTMSNVESREYGKKVLANYVMYKKIMGQNISIVHLFDKLKAENKNNRFAK, from the coding sequence ATGAAACTCTGGATCTTACTGCTTAGCACCCTGCTCTGCGCTCAAATAACACTTGAGCAGATCGATTCCAAACCTGCTTCAAGAGCAAAAAACTTTATGATCTGGCAGTTTCTTCAGCAGGACATCTCTGCAAAAGAGGCCGACAAAGCATTTGCGCAGATACAAAACGTAAACAGAAAACTGTTTTTGACCTATGCTAAAAAAAGTGATTCTAAAGATGTCAGGTATGTTGCAAAATGTATGACCATGAAGATCGACGAGCTTCTAAAAACAGGTGACGACAACTGTCTGCAGATAGCCATCTCCCCTGCCAAAGCAACATACTTTACAAAAGAACAGAGAAAAAAACTTATCGGCAGAGTCTTTGTGAAAAAGACAAAAGAGTATCTCGCGCTGATGAGTTCGGACATGAGCGAAAAAGCTCTCTTTCAATATGATCCGACCCTTGTTTTAACGGTAATGATCGATACCGGCAAACAGTTCAGAGAAAAAAACTTCAATCGCAGATACAGCAAAGCGTTTGTAAATTTCTTAGCAAAATCATGGAAGATCTCAAGATTGATAGACTTAACGGTCACCAATGACAATATGGATAAACTGCAAGAATCGTTTTTGCTCATGAACGGCGACAAGTTAACAGCCGGAAGCAACTTTATGCTTGCAATGAACTATCTCAAACATGAGAAGAAAGAGGAAGCCCTTGCCTATCTGGACACCTCTTACAAGAAAGCCGGTCATCAGATAAACAGAGACAAAGCCCTCTTTTGGAAATACCTGATAACAAACGACAAGAGATATCTAAAACAGGTCTCTTTGAGCATGGATATAAACGTATATACCTTATATGCCAAAGAGATACTGCATATGAAAGTACAAAACTATTTTACGGAGAAGCAAGAATCATTACCCGTCAATGCATATGAAAAAAACATCAAAGATCCCTTTGTATGGCTCGACATCAGAAATATGATCAAAGCGGCACCGAAAAATAATCTCTTTAAGCTGGCAAACAAGTTCAATCAACCAGATCTCTTACCGATCAAGACATTTATGCTTGAACGTGCCTATGCATACAGAGTGCATGGATTTATCATGCCCTATATGAAACATACGGAGTGCCTGCCAAAAGACGAACGTGCTTTTATGTATGCTTTGATGCGTCAGGAAAGCCATTTTATACCTTCGGCGATCTCATCTTCATATGCACTGGGATTGATGCAGCTCATGCCGTTTTTAGTCGATATCCTAAAAGAAAAGATGCCCAACAAGATCACCTGCTACAGTGATATGTTCGAGCCCAAAAACAATATCTCTTACGCGGCAAAACATCTGGAGTGGCTCGACACACAGCTTGACAGCCCTCTTTTAAAAGCTTACGCATACAACGCAGGGCTTGGATTCGTAAGAAAATATATAAGATCAGGCAAATTCACGGACAAAAAATATGAGCCCTTTTTAAGTATGGATACGATGTCCAACGTCGAAAGCCGCGAGTACGGGAAAAAAGTTTTGGCAAACTATGTGATGTACAAAAAGATAATGGGACAGAATATCTCTATTGTTCACCTTTTCGATAAATTAAAGGCTGAGAATAAAAATAACCGCTTTGCAAAGTAA
- the gltX gene encoding glutamate--tRNA ligase: protein MLRFAPSPTGDMHIGNLRVALFNYIVSKQRDEVLLVRIEDTDKERNIEGKDKEILDILGVFGIEYKELVYQSNNFRFHSMMALQLLHDKKAFNCFCKPEILEKKRDEAKNAKKAYRYDGACVELSAEETIDNPNPFVVRLRKPEKEIVIDDLIKGSITFSPDDIDSFIIMRQDKTPTYNFACAVDDMLGDISLVIRGEDHMSNTPKQVAIRDALGYEKKIQYAHLPIILNDEGKKMSKRDNASSVKWMFEEGFLPSAIANYLILIGNKTPKEIFTLDEAVEWFDINSISKAPARFDMTKLKFLNREHLKMLDAKELSRYVGFADEDIGKVAKIFLEEISTLKELREKISPIFAEKEVADEFFEAAQKIKEIIKNAPFFEEYDGFKSYIMEQTGLKGKNFFKPLRLLMTGAEHGPELSDLYPHLKNYMKEIVK, encoded by the coding sequence ATGTTACGATTTGCCCCAAGTCCGACAGGAGATATGCATATCGGCAATCTTCGCGTTGCCCTGTTTAACTACATAGTTTCAAAACAAAGAGATGAAGTGCTGCTGGTTCGTATCGAGGATACCGACAAAGAACGTAATATCGAGGGGAAAGACAAAGAGATACTGGATATTCTGGGCGTGTTTGGCATAGAATATAAAGAGCTTGTCTATCAAAGCAATAACTTCAGATTCCACAGTATGATGGCACTCCAGCTTCTGCATGACAAAAAAGCCTTTAACTGTTTTTGCAAGCCTGAGATTTTGGAGAAAAAAAGAGATGAAGCGAAAAATGCAAAAAAAGCGTACCGTTATGACGGAGCATGCGTTGAACTTTCCGCCGAAGAGACCATAGACAATCCGAATCCTTTCGTTGTCCGCCTGAGAAAACCCGAAAAAGAGATCGTCATAGACGATCTTATCAAAGGCAGCATAACGTTTTCGCCCGATGATATAGACAGTTTCATAATCATGCGCCAGGACAAGACGCCGACATATAACTTTGCATGTGCAGTCGATGATATGCTGGGTGACATTTCGCTCGTTATCCGCGGAGAAGACCATATGAGCAACACTCCAAAGCAAGTCGCCATCAGAGATGCGCTTGGATATGAAAAAAAGATTCAATACGCTCACCTTCCCATCATACTCAACGACGAGGGCAAAAAGATGAGCAAGCGTGATAATGCTTCAAGCGTAAAATGGATGTTTGAAGAGGGATTCCTCCCGTCTGCCATAGCCAACTATCTCATCCTTATAGGCAATAAGACTCCAAAAGAGATATTCACGCTGGATGAAGCCGTAGAGTGGTTTGACATAAACTCCATTTCAAAAGCCCCTGCCCGTTTTGATATGACAAAACTGAAGTTCCTTAACCGTGAACATCTGAAAATGCTCGATGCAAAAGAGCTTTCACGCTACGTCGGATTCGCCGATGAAGATATAGGCAAAGTCGCAAAAATATTTCTTGAAGAGATCAGCACATTAAAAGAGCTGAGAGAGAAGATATCACCTATTTTTGCGGAAAAAGAGGTTGCTGACGAGTTTTTTGAAGCTGCACAAAAGATAAAAGAGATCATAAAGAACGCTCCGTTCTTTGAAGAATACGATGGTTTCAAATCTTATATAATGGAGCAGACGGGATTAAAAGGCAAAAACTTTTTTAAACCTTTGCGTCTTCTTATGACTGGTGCAGAGCACGGGCCTGAGCTTTCAGACCTTTACCCTCATCTCAAAAATTATATGAAGGAGATAGTAAAATGA
- a CDS encoding YggT family protein yields MSELIIGLVGILVNLINIYIWIIIIAALLTWVNPDPHNPIVQILYRLTEPAYKLTRRYIPTVFNGIDLAPLIIVIALQVIMVVIQAVVRSLLY; encoded by the coding sequence ATGAGCGAATTGATCATAGGACTTGTCGGTATTTTAGTAAACCTTATCAATATCTATATCTGGATTATTATCATAGCTGCGCTTTTAACATGGGTAAATCCCGATCCGCACAACCCGATTGTGCAGATACTGTACCGTCTTACCGAGCCGGCGTATAAACTCACCAGACGCTACATTCCGACCGTTTTTAACGGTATCGACCTTGCGCCGCTTATTATCGTAATAGCTTTGCAGGTCATTATGGTCGTCATTCAAGCGGTTGTGCGAAGTCTGCTTTATTAG